CTTGACTCCGTTGCCTGACGGTTCCGTCTCCGGAACGGTTCGTAAGGTAACAGGCGATGCGTTAGAAGCAGGTGTGACGATTCGGTTCTACATCGTGCAGAATGGGATCGTGAGCTCGACGCCGGCCAAGACAGTGGTCACCACACCGACTCTGACAAGTGATGCGACGGGGTACACCTATAACTTTAAGACCACTCTCTCACCAGGGCTCTACGAAGTTATTGGCGACAAGGTCGGTTTGACAACCGATCCGACACCTCTGCCGCGCCTTACCGTAACGTCGGCGACGGAGCGTCAGTCGTATAACTTCCGCATGCAACCTGCAAAGGTCTACAGTGATGGGGTTCAGCTGATCTCCACACCCGGCCTCTACAGCTACAGCGGTCCGTCTGCGATCACAACACGCGGTATCTTCGGGATCTCCGCCACTGGCGACAACGACGGTGACGGGACAGCCAATACTGCAAAGGATCAAGCTGTCTACAATCTCTTCAATGTCGCGGACTGGACGGGGACGGAGTACAACGTCAACCCAGACCTACAGATCCAGGTTGGTAAGGGGTACTTCGTGAGGTTCAACTCGCCTGTATCCGTGACCCAAGTTGGGACTGCTCTTCCTGGTACAACCTTTACCATTACGCTCGCACCCGGTTGGAACCTGATCGGACACCCCTTCGTGAATCCGACCAGCCCCAACACACCTGCTCCCGATCTCGACCTGTTTGCTCAGGGACAGATTCAGGAAGAAGGTGCGGCAGTGCTTAGCATGACGGAGGCTGTACGCCAAGGCAAGGTTCGCGGAGTCCTATTTGGCTACTCTGGGTCTAACAACGGATCCCAGTACTACCAGGCAAATGTCCTCAAGCCGTGGTTTGGATACTGGTTCCGCAACCTGACGAATCAGCCCATTAAGCTAATCCTTACCTACCCGTCGTCGAGAGCGGTGAGCACTGCTAAGACGCCTGTAACTCGTGCTCAGCGTGATGCGGTTACCACACGCTCGATCGTGAGCCGCAGTGTGACGGACTGGAAGATGCAGCTAGGCGTGAAGCTAGGTACCTATATGGACACTGACAACGCCATTGGAGTATCTCCTAGCGCCAAGGATAGTTACGATAATCAGGATACGGAAAAGCCCTCACGGGTACGGGATGTTCCTGGTGTCTATCTCTCTATTGATGGGACCAATGAAACCGGTCGTGCGGCTGGCTTTGCAGACCTAATCCAGGCTGCAACACCAGGTACTAAGACATGGAACTTCACTGTTGAGTCAACAGTGACGGGCAAGGCAACTCTCTTTGCGCCAAATGCTGGTCAACTGCCGAAGGACGTCATCCCTGTCCTGATCGATAAAGAGACCAACAAGCGGTATGCGATGCGAGCTGCGGCTGCCTTTAGCTACCAAGCGATTGCCAACCAGCCTCACCGCTTCCAGATTGAGGTTGCTCCTGCGAGGACTCGCCTATTGGCAATCAACAACTTGCGGGTTGCGGCAAACAGCCGTGGTCAGCTTGGAACAAGCTATCGCCTGAGCTTCTCGTCTACACAAGACGCAGATGTAGAGTTTGAAGTCCAGGCCTTTAGCGGTCGCACGATGCGCCGCATCCAGACCCGAGCATCGGGTGTGGGTGAGACAAGCATCGTTTGGGACGGGCGTGATGCCCAAGGGGCTAATCTCCCTGCTGGGGCTTACCGCCTAGTCATCACAGCGAAGGATATAACGGGGGCGACTGTTCGGCGCGAAGTGCCGTTTGGAAGCGTCCGCTAGATCAAGAGAGATTGCCTGGATTCATCTCTTGACAAGAGAAGGAATCCAGGCAATCTCTGTCGAAGAATAGTAACAATACGTGCGGGGTACAATGCGAACCATGATCGAGCGACCAGTTTGCTCGTTGAAAGAGAGGCTGGCTACGACAATGGACGGAGGAAAAACGCGTTGAGAAACTTGGTGCTTGGGAGCTTAGGGCGGCGCATCAGCTGGTCGCTGGTAACAGCGCTTCTGTTGCCTCTGCTCATTCTGGCGATGCCAAAGGCAGCGAAAGCGCAGACCACTCGAATCCCTTCAGTGGCAGCGATTGACTTTGGAGTTTTGTCAGGTGTTGGGGCAACTCAGATTGATGGCCGGACTGCGACGGATGCCGTAGCTCTGGAGATGACGAATACCGGTCGCTACGAAATTACGCCGCGCACGGTTCTTAATCAAGAGATTCAGAAGCAAGGGTTGAGTGCGCCGTTTAATAATATCGGTATTCAGCGGCTAGGGCGGTCCCTGGGTGTGGACTATGTCCTTACGGGCGACATCGTTAACACAACCAGTGTTGACAACCGTGTTAAAGTGACCCTCAGTGTTCGCTTGACGGATGTTGTCTCGGGTGAGTTTATCAATGGAGCTGTGGAGACAGGTATCTCTCCTGCGCCTCCTGCAGGCATTGAGCCAGATCGCCAGACCCAGATTGGGCAAGCGATTTCGAACGCTGCATTCCTTGCAGTTCGGACGATGAGCTCGTTCAGTTTGCCTGAAGCGACTGTTCTAAACACGACCAATGACAGTATCTTCCTAAACCGTGGAAGCCGTGATGGTATCTCCTCTGGTCTGGAGATGATTGTAACCCGTGGTCGCGAGCAGGTTGGTAAGATTCGCGTTACTTCGGTCCAGTCAACGACCTCCGTTGCTAGTGTTACGGAAGCGAGTAAGGGGATTCGTCCTGAGGATCATGCACGCGCAATCGTGAAAATTCCAGGGGTGACGGTATCTTCGGATGGGCAGATTAAGTCCAACGTGATTCCTGATATCGGAACGTATCGCCCACGGCAGAAGAACCAGAAGAGTGCGCTCAGTACTGTGATTGGTGTTGTGGGAGCCGTTCTTCTCGCAGGATTCTTGTTTAGTACGCGCAGTAGCAACCAAGGCGCTGGTGTTGTTGGAGTCGTTGCTCGTGCTTATGCGGATGGCTCCGTCTCTGCATCGCTTGATCCTTCGGCTGCTCGTGTCGAGCTTCGTTGGCAGGCTGCTCAAGACATTCCTGGTGGGAACATTATTGAGTATCATATCTGGCGCGACGGTATCCTAATCGCTGCTGTTAGCCGGACACAAACTCGTTTTGTTGACGATCCGATTCGCCAGGGCACCCAAAACTATAACGTCGTTGACTACGGTAGCGATGTGACCTTTACGCTAACTCAGACGACCGCTGGTGGCACGACTGCTGGTGGTACGACCGCTGGCACGACCGCTGGTGGCACAACTGCTGGCGGCACGACCGCTGGTGGTACGACTGCTGGTGGTACGACCGCTGGTGGAAACACTAGTAATCAGATTGGCTTTGGTACATCACTGAAGACTTTGAGCTCGACAGTTGTCCCAATGTCTGTTGGTGTAACGCACCGCTACGAGATTAGTGTGCTTTACCGTGCTGTCCAGGCTCCTGATCTTTCTCAGCAGTCAACTACCTCCGGTGGTGGTATCGGTGGTGGTATCGGCGGCGGTATCGGTGGTGGTATCGGCGGCGGCATCGGTGGTGGTATCGGTGGTGGTGGTGGTACGACCGCCGGTGGTACGACTGCTGGTGGGAACAACAACAACTCGACCACCCTCTTCCGTGAGTCTGCACTGGAAGCACGCAGTGGGCCCGTGACTCCCTTGTCTCGTCCTGCGGTGACCGGACCGGTTTCTGACCAGAACATGCAGCGCGTGACGGTTACGTATCAGACGGTCCCTGGTGCGAACGAGTACGTGGCGGAGTTCTCTTCAACACCTGACTTCAAGACAAAGGTGCAAAAGGGACCGTTCTTTGCGAACTTTACGTTGGGAGCTGTGACTCGGACGGAGTCCTACGACCTGAGCACAGACTTTGCTTCGCTCAAGGCCGGAAGTCGTGTCTACTATCGTGTTGGTGCACGAAGCTCACTAGATACGCCTGGACCCATGGGACGGGATACAGCGAATGGGGACAACTACATCTACTCACAGGAACTGACGTCCTTTGCTAAGATTAGTGTTCCGCCTGCGGCACCGTAGTCGCAAAAGAGGGAAAGGGGTGCGGTTCTGCCGCACCCCTCATTACAGACCGATCGAGATTTGGTAGTGGGGTTTCGGCTAGCGGTTTAGCCCGACTTGTGCGTGACTCCTGAGAACAACGATGAGGCAAATTAAACTTCGAGCCATTTTCAGTTTGGCAGCTGCGACGTTGCTAGGTGTTGCGGTTCCCGCAGCCCTTGCACAGACGCCGAAGGCTAAACCCGGGGAGATTGTAGTTAAGGTTCCTGATAACATGAACCCTGCTACGCTCGCCGCACAAGTCAATTGTGATGTAATTGGGCCTGTAGCATACTGTGACCATTACTGGGTCTTTGGGGTTCGGGGGCGAAATCTCCAGCTCTCAGAAGAAGCGCCTAAAGCCGATTTGCTCACTGCTGTTACTGCGCTTCGACAAGTGCCTGGTGTGAGTGCTGATCCCAACTGGATGCAGTACATGCAGGATACTAAGCGTGATCTAAAGGGGGGGAAGTCTGCTCTGAGCCGGGCACAACAGCCTCCTGGTGCTCGTCTTCTTCCAAATGACCCACTGTACTCAAGCCAGAAGTGGCATATGGAGATGATCCGAATGCCAGAGGCTTGGAACATCCAGTTCGGTGATGGCCAACCAACTCTAGTCGCGGTTATTGACTCTGGTATAGACGCAAACCATCCCGAATTTAAAGATTCTCTAGGTGTTTCAAAGGTTGTTGCGCAACAAGATTTCTCAGGGGCAACTAATCCTGGTTTGGATGTTGATGGCCACGGTACTCATGTGGCCGGTACGATAGCTGCAACGACAAGTAACGGGACTGGCGTGACTGGAATCGCCGGATGGAATCGCCAAGGCGTCAATATCAAGTTGATCAACGCTAAAGTTTTTCCTGGGGGCGGACTTGGCGCTTCATCTGCGACTGTTGCCAGTGCCATCAATTACTCTGTTACGCAAGGCGCTCGTGTTATCAACATGAGTTTAGGCTATGCCGGAGCATCTGCTGCTCAGATCGAAATTGATGCAGTTAATAATGCTTTGAAAGCAGGGATCGTTGTTGTAGTTGCAGCTGGTAACGATTCTAACGATAACGATAACCCTCAAACAAAAGCTTGGCCGGCTGATATTGACGGGGTTATAAAAGTCACGGCGATTGGTCCGACGAAGGTATTGTCATCATATTCCAACTATGGCGGTAATCCTCAGAAAATCGGAGCTCCGGGCGGAGATGATTTTAGCGTTGCAGGGCCGGGTGCTATCTGGTCGACTGCTCCGGTGGCCGGATCCTTTGACTTCTCCAATCCAAGCTACGCTCCCTCTAACGGGACATCGATGGCATGTCCACATGTTGCAGGAGCATCCGCACTTTTGATTGCGGCTGGAGTTCCTGCTGATACTGTTTACCAAGCGCTTTCTGATGGTGCTTCGCAAGCAGCGGATGGGGTAAACCCAAAGCGGTATGGTCCTGGTGTCTTAGACGTTTACTCTGCGCTCTATCCCTATACCCCAGGTATTACCCTGGAGGGCGGGGGAGACCGTGGTATCTCGTATTTTGGTTCGACTGGAATCTCCCTGACGATAAACCGTGCTGATCGAATCTACCAGAGTGGTCCTCCTGCAGGTACAACGGGCTTTTGGTCGCTGGAGAGCGATCTGAGTGTCGAGGTACAGACTGTAGGGCGAACCCCTAGTATCGTCAGATCGTTTGTTGGTGGTCGCGGTGTTCTTGGTCAGGCTGGAAAGATTGAAATCCCACCCTTGCCTGCCGTGGGAACGCGTCCTTCTCAGTCAACTGGGATCCGAGTACCTGCTCGAAACACAGATGGAACCTACTCCCCGATTAATCTCTCACCTGGCCAGTATCGTATCGTTGCACGATTGAACCTACGAAATACGGCGGGGATTGTACAGACACTGGAGCAAGTGCAGTTCATCACCATTGTCGAGAAGCAACTTAGTGCTGGTCGCACGATGTTTGCGATGCCCTTCAAGGCAGGAATTGCAACGCGCCCTGCAGGCTCTAACTTGACTCCAGAGGCTGCGGTGCTTGGACAAGCAACTGTGTTTGGTCTGTCCCGTTACAACCCGATTCGAATGCCTAGTGATGATGACTATGCGCGCTTTCGCTCTGCTGATCCCTTCAACCTGAAGAACGCAGCCCGGTTCGCCTCTGCCGATCAGCTAGACTCCACGGTCGTTGTGTACGATACGACAGCTCCTTCTGTCTCCATTGCTCCTATTGGGCTGGGATATTGGTTGGACCTAGATCGTGCAGGGACGGTGAATACAACACTGTTGCCTTACCCGGGTCAGATTACTGGTGTAAGCCCCGTCGCAGAGAACTCTGTTGGCATCAAGGCCTATGCCTCGGGTGGTGGCTGGAACATGATTGGAGCCCCGTTCACTTACCCGGTGGACTGGAGTGTGGTCACTGTTCGGGCTGATGGTGTAAGCTACTCCATTGCGGAAGCTGTCAAAGCAGGGATTGTTTCTCCTGCACTGATTGGCTTTGCAAATGGCGATTATGTCTACTCCGTTGCACCTGGCGGTCAGCTTGAGCCGTTCAATGCTTACTGGGTGCGTGTCTATCGAGACTGTCAGTTTAACGTTCCTCCCGTGCCCACAGCAAGCATTGCGACACGTAGTACGCTTAGCAATGCAGGGCAGCAAGGTGGATGGCAGGCACGCTTAATTGCAAGTGTTGGCAATGGTGTTGATGGCCAAAACTATATTGGTCAGCGCCCCGGAGCTGCCGATGGTGAGGATTTGGCAGATCTTCCGAAGCCACCTGCGGGTGCATCGGATGTCTATGTGACTCTCCTCAGCAAGGGAGCTAACGGTAAAAGCCGAGCACTTGCCTATGACATGCGTCCTCTAAATGGCAACGCAGTTACTCAAGAAGAGTGGGTCGCAACGGTCCAGTCTGTGCGCCCCAATGCAAAGGTGGTACTATCCTGGGACGGTATCCGTACCGCACCACGTAACGCTCGCCTAGTGCTAACGGATGTGCAAACAGGCGCTGTGATCCCCATGGCAAGCCGATCGAGCTATGTCTACCAGTCTGGTGATGCAGGCACGGTACATCGTTTTGTGATCAAGATGCTGCCGCAGACTAGCGGTGTTCTCGCGATCCGGAACCTAAAAACCGGCTCGACGACCCGTGCTGCTGCAGGGCTGACGGTTCGCTTTAATACTAACCTTGAGGCAGATACTCAGGTAAGTATTGTGACAACGTCTGGCCGAGAGATTCGCACACTAGCGAGCTCTGGTCGCGTACAGCCTGGTACTGAGGTCTCCCTCTACTGGGATGGTCGCGGAAAAGATGGTGCCGTTGTTCCTGCAGGTCCCTATGTTGTTAAGGTTAGCGCCAAGACAGCCGATGGTCAGCAGCAGAATATGCAGCGAATGGTTCAGATCCTAAAGTAAATCCGATCAAGGGTGCGGAGATAGCTCTCCGCACCCTAGAGACGCTGAAGAAGCAAAAGAGAGGTTGTTCGATGGCGATTTTCGCTCTTCGGAAACAAGAATTAAAGAAGCACGTACCAGGAGCCTTTCGGTTACCTGCTGTCGCTCTGGGCCTGATGATGGCTCTGTCTGGCACGACCCGGTCTGCGCTGGCAGATACTCAAGGAGGGGTTATCTCTGTTCCTCTGCCAGGTCTCACTCTGGGCTCAAGCTTTCCTTGGGGACCATCTAGTACGACACCTTGGTATGCCTATATCTACAATGAGTATATTTTGGTGACGGTTGGGTGGACAGGGGCATGGGTTCCTCCGATTCCTCCCCATGTCACAGGTGATGTCGCTGGTCGAATCTCTTTAGGGACTATTGCAGGTAACCTTCGTTTGACTCAGGACAACGATCAGGCGTTGCTTGGTGGTGTAACGAAGGATCCCGCTACTTCCGCGCTAGGCGTGTTCGATGACGCACAGTTCCCGTTTGGATGGGGTGCAGGTCAGACTAGTACGGTTGGTGGGACAGAGGGAACGTATCAAGACTACCCCGCCTATCTCCGTGCACTAGTCGATGGTGCGACTCAGGTCAATGTCGGCTTTGATACAAATCAGGTTCGATTGTCCCCAACCTTCCGACTGACCGATGGTCTTCCTGGAAGTGCTGCAGATCGCCCACTTCTAATTGGTAGCTACAACTTGGGTGCAAACGGCAGTCTCTACCTTGAGCAGCGGATTCGCCTCTTGCGAAGCACAGCGCGGTTTGAATGGACCATTGTGAACACCGATACTCAGGCTCACACGGTCGGACTTCGCTGGACGACAAACCAGCGCGCT
This genomic interval from Armatimonas rosea contains the following:
- a CDS encoding S8 family serine peptidase, coding for MRQIKLRAIFSLAAATLLGVAVPAALAQTPKAKPGEIVVKVPDNMNPATLAAQVNCDVIGPVAYCDHYWVFGVRGRNLQLSEEAPKADLLTAVTALRQVPGVSADPNWMQYMQDTKRDLKGGKSALSRAQQPPGARLLPNDPLYSSQKWHMEMIRMPEAWNIQFGDGQPTLVAVIDSGIDANHPEFKDSLGVSKVVAQQDFSGATNPGLDVDGHGTHVAGTIAATTSNGTGVTGIAGWNRQGVNIKLINAKVFPGGGLGASSATVASAINYSVTQGARVINMSLGYAGASAAQIEIDAVNNALKAGIVVVVAAGNDSNDNDNPQTKAWPADIDGVIKVTAIGPTKVLSSYSNYGGNPQKIGAPGGDDFSVAGPGAIWSTAPVAGSFDFSNPSYAPSNGTSMACPHVAGASALLIAAGVPADTVYQALSDGASQAADGVNPKRYGPGVLDVYSALYPYTPGITLEGGGDRGISYFGSTGISLTINRADRIYQSGPPAGTTGFWSLESDLSVEVQTVGRTPSIVRSFVGGRGVLGQAGKIEIPPLPAVGTRPSQSTGIRVPARNTDGTYSPINLSPGQYRIVARLNLRNTAGIVQTLEQVQFITIVEKQLSAGRTMFAMPFKAGIATRPAGSNLTPEAAVLGQATVFGLSRYNPIRMPSDDDYARFRSADPFNLKNAARFASADQLDSTVVVYDTTAPSVSIAPIGLGYWLDLDRAGTVNTTLLPYPGQITGVSPVAENSVGIKAYASGGGWNMIGAPFTYPVDWSVVTVRADGVSYSIAEAVKAGIVSPALIGFANGDYVYSVAPGGQLEPFNAYWVRVYRDCQFNVPPVPTASIATRSTLSNAGQQGGWQARLIASVGNGVDGQNYIGQRPGAADGEDLADLPKPPAGASDVYVTLLSKGANGKSRALAYDMRPLNGNAVTQEEWVATVQSVRPNAKVVLSWDGIRTAPRNARLVLTDVQTGAVIPMASRSSYVYQSGDAGTVHRFVIKMLPQTSGVLAIRNLKTGSTTRAAAGLTVRFNTNLEADTQVSIVTTSGREIRTLASSGRVQPGTEVSLYWDGRGKDGAVVPAGPYVVKVSAKTADGQQQNMQRMVQILK